In one window of Vicinamibacterales bacterium DNA:
- a CDS encoding peptidylprolyl isomerase, whose translation MKLIAASLAGLWLVAQTTRTIVAPANGVAAQVRLFGEPLAVLNAEKAWLGADAFWPLAKATDPTIQRYALRALGRLEDPANVPPLVALAETRTPFDKPTTIHDRRAYAADAVAQSLYRFDPARDPQLIADVAAWFLTLSDLDAPDGRSPIVAPLGSITYGTEEQFHAAERRLLRAYERLEPNPRTEGVAHQAIATLESLVRLNPRFAQLESDTLTRLRQLATDQSGNEAVVRISAFRTLVGRGLDAELELTALHAGENPEIVRLATEALVGTGGGLDPAQLLDEIQFALKSGDRYLGLRGYVRFEAKTQGCGPIVDLLDDPSRLVALEAIDALGDLCKDDEDITKRLDGDLRVPPVQGSWSRETHVFVTMAKRAPEKVALFANAFVTHQSPWVRMYAVRAVVALDDIPRLEKLAYDTDDNVREAALAPLLALKNDRGDPVLIADLGRDDVQLLRAAAILAKAAPADEKLTAALVDGLLRLTSGQKESSRDGRLALIDALNVRARPSDVARLRPLAKDFDPVVAAAAAELLSKLTGSPVKAEPPPVQRGWQQQFSDLSNQCVKVALSSGQYFRMRMAPEGAPIAADRFLKLALVDHYYDRLYIHRLVPNFVVQMGSPGANEYSGHKEYMRDEIALPNTAGSVGLSIRGRNTGDAQFYINLVGNPRLDRGYTIFAHVLDMGSVGAIEEGDMMESITSTRCPGPDER comes from the coding sequence ATGAAGTTGATCGCGGCGTCGCTTGCCGGCTTGTGGCTGGTGGCGCAGACCACCAGGACGATCGTAGCGCCCGCCAACGGCGTCGCCGCACAGGTGCGGCTCTTTGGTGAGCCGCTCGCCGTGCTCAACGCCGAGAAGGCATGGCTCGGCGCCGATGCGTTCTGGCCGCTCGCGAAGGCGACGGATCCGACGATCCAGCGCTACGCGCTGCGCGCGCTGGGCCGTCTCGAGGATCCGGCCAACGTGCCTCCCCTGGTGGCGTTGGCCGAGACCCGCACCCCCTTCGACAAGCCGACCACGATCCACGACCGCCGCGCCTATGCTGCGGACGCCGTCGCGCAGTCGTTGTACCGGTTCGATCCCGCCCGCGATCCGCAGCTCATCGCCGACGTCGCCGCGTGGTTCCTGACCCTCTCAGATCTGGATGCGCCAGATGGCCGGTCGCCCATCGTCGCGCCGCTCGGGAGCATCACCTACGGGACGGAAGAACAGTTCCACGCGGCTGAGCGCCGCCTGCTCCGGGCCTACGAGAGGCTCGAGCCGAACCCGCGCACCGAGGGCGTCGCCCATCAGGCGATCGCGACGCTCGAGTCGCTGGTCCGCCTGAATCCGAGGTTCGCGCAACTGGAGAGTGACACGCTGACGCGACTGCGTCAGCTCGCTACCGACCAATCGGGGAACGAAGCCGTGGTGCGAATCTCGGCGTTTCGCACGCTCGTCGGCCGCGGGCTCGACGCCGAGCTGGAACTCACCGCGCTGCACGCCGGCGAGAACCCCGAAATCGTCAGGCTTGCGACCGAAGCGCTCGTCGGGACCGGCGGCGGTCTCGACCCGGCACAGCTCCTCGACGAAATCCAGTTCGCGCTGAAGAGCGGCGACCGTTACCTCGGACTGCGCGGCTACGTCCGCTTCGAAGCAAAGACGCAGGGCTGCGGCCCGATTGTCGATCTCCTGGACGATCCGAGCCGGCTCGTCGCGCTCGAGGCGATCGACGCCCTCGGCGATCTGTGCAAAGACGACGAAGACATCACGAAACGTCTCGACGGCGATCTCCGCGTACCGCCGGTGCAGGGATCGTGGTCGCGAGAGACCCACGTCTTCGTGACCATGGCCAAGCGCGCGCCTGAGAAGGTGGCGCTGTTCGCGAACGCGTTCGTGACGCACCAGTCACCATGGGTCCGCATGTATGCGGTGCGCGCGGTCGTGGCGCTCGACGACATTCCGCGGCTCGAGAAGCTGGCCTACGACACCGACGACAACGTCCGCGAAGCGGCGCTGGCACCGCTGCTCGCCTTGAAAAACGACCGCGGGGATCCGGTGCTGATTGCCGATCTCGGGCGCGACGACGTGCAGCTGCTGCGAGCGGCGGCGATCCTCGCGAAGGCGGCGCCGGCCGACGAGAAACTGACGGCCGCGCTGGTGGACGGGCTGCTGCGCTTGACGTCCGGCCAGAAAGAATCCTCGCGTGACGGACGCCTGGCGCTGATCGACGCGCTGAACGTCCGCGCCAGGCCGAGCGACGTGGCGCGGTTGCGGCCGCTGGCGAAGGACTTCGACCCGGTCGTGGCCGCCGCGGCCGCCGAGCTGCTTTCGAAACTGACCGGCAGCCCGGTGAAGGCCGAGCCGCCGCCGGTGCAGCGCGGCTGGCAGCAGCAGTTTTCTGATCTGTCGAACCAGTGCGTCAAGGTAGCGTTGTCATCCGGCCAGTATTTCCGGATGCGCATGGCTCCGGAAGGAGCGCCGATCGCCGCCGACCGGTTCCTCAAGCTGGCGCTGGTCGATCATTACTACGACCGTCTTTACATCCACCGCCTCGTCCCGAACTTCGTCGTCCAGATGGGCAGTCCCGGCGCGAACGAGTATTCGGGACACAAGGAATACATGCGCGACGAGATTGCGCTGCCGAACACGGCTGGGTCGGTCGG
- a CDS encoding MBL fold metallo-hydrolase has product MISITFLGAARTVTGSKYLVESNGSRILVDAGLFQGLKELRERNWQDLPVPVSTIQAIVLTHAHLDHCGYLPRLVAQGFRGRVFCTQGTQDLCRIVLPDAGRLQEEDASFANRHGFSRHKPALPLYTEVDAARALTLLQPCGYDRRLPVAAGIDVEFVNAGHLLGSAYARMHVDGRVVLFGGDLGRYARPVLPDPTPIADADALLVESTYGNRLHERDDNGARVAEIVTQAAHKGGKLIIPAFAIGRVEELLYWLKRLEDERRIPTLPVFLDSPMASAALARYTARVSELDPELRPEQRDDKAPHDAAAEPTPPSVRRRKAMQERDMCVFCTERFRVIASPEESKQLTASRAPAIVISSSGMAEGGRVLHHLKAALPDARNTVLFAGYQGVGTRGRRLVDGEKTVKIHGEWVPVHAAIEHLDSMSAHADAGEIMRWLKGFTRAPARTFIVHGEPTAQDALAARIQAELGWSTHPPEHHERIEF; this is encoded by the coding sequence ATGATTTCGATCACCTTTCTTGGCGCCGCGCGCACGGTCACCGGCTCCAAGTACCTCGTCGAGTCGAACGGCTCGCGCATCCTGGTCGACGCGGGGCTCTTCCAGGGCCTGAAGGAGCTGCGCGAGCGCAACTGGCAGGACCTGCCCGTGCCCGTTTCGACCATTCAGGCGATCGTCCTCACGCACGCCCACCTCGATCACTGCGGCTATCTGCCGCGGCTGGTCGCGCAGGGCTTTCGCGGCCGCGTCTTCTGCACGCAGGGCACGCAGGATCTCTGCCGCATCGTGCTGCCCGACGCCGGCAGGCTGCAGGAGGAGGATGCGTCGTTTGCCAACCGCCACGGGTTCTCGCGGCACAAGCCGGCGCTGCCGCTCTACACCGAGGTGGACGCGGCTCGCGCGCTGACGCTGCTGCAGCCCTGCGGCTACGACCGCCGCCTGCCGGTGGCCGCCGGCATCGACGTCGAGTTCGTCAACGCCGGCCATCTGCTCGGCTCGGCCTATGCGCGAATGCACGTCGACGGGCGCGTGGTGTTGTTCGGCGGCGATCTCGGCCGCTATGCCCGGCCGGTGCTACCAGATCCGACGCCGATCGCAGATGCCGATGCGCTGCTCGTCGAGTCGACCTATGGCAATCGCCTGCACGAGCGGGACGACAATGGCGCCCGCGTCGCGGAGATCGTCACGCAGGCGGCGCACAAGGGAGGCAAGCTCATCATCCCGGCGTTTGCCATCGGCCGCGTCGAAGAGCTGCTGTACTGGCTCAAGCGCCTGGAAGACGAGCGGCGGATCCCGACGCTGCCGGTGTTTCTCGACAGCCCGATGGCATCCGCGGCGCTGGCGCGTTACACCGCGCGCGTCAGCGAGCTCGATCCGGAGCTGCGGCCCGAGCAGCGCGACGACAAGGCGCCGCACGACGCCGCGGCCGAACCGACCCCGCCGTCCGTCCGCCGCCGAAAGGCGATGCAGGAGCGCGACATGTGCGTTTTCTGTACCGAGCGCTTCCGGGTGATTGCCTCGCCCGAGGAATCGAAACAGCTGACCGCATCGCGCGCGCCGGCGATCGTGATCTCGTCGAGCGGGATGGCGGAAGGCGGGCGCGTGCTGCACCATCTGAAGGCGGCCCTTCCGGACGCGCGCAACACCGTCCTGTTTGCCGGCTATCAGGGCGTGGGCACACGTGGCCGGCGCCTGGTCGACGGAGAGAAGACCGTGAAGATCCACGGAGAATGGGTCCCGGTGCATGCGGCCATCGAGCATCTCGACTCGATGTCGGCTCACGCCGACGCCGGCGAGATCATGCGCTGGCTGAAGGGCTTCACTCGCGCACCCGCGCGCACCTTCATTGTCCATGGCGAGCCCACCGCACAGGACGCCCTCGCCGCGCGCATCCAGGCCGAGCTTGGCTGGTCCACCCACCCGCCCGAGCACCACGAGCGCATCGAGTTCTAG
- a CDS encoding D-cysteine desulfhydrase family protein, which produces MPVHSDAIRRLESLPVLPIPLAPTPIERAARLLGRSRLQAGDLLIKRDDAIPFGFGGNKVRKLRLVVAPAIAGGADTLITTGGIQSNHARATASVAAKMGLGCVLVANGAPQEKPTANALIDRLLGADVRYVARREDRGPAMEQVAAELRAGGRRPCVIPLGASTPLGAAAFALAIGELLNQIPAPAAIVCATSSGGTQAGLIAGCVLQGVKTRVLGVSADDSAAAIAATIRGILDGLAELLEAPGIFAAAPIEVDDRFVGAGYGIPTPESTEAIELAARCEALFLDPTYTAKAMAGLLARLRAGDLTGDVLFWHTGGQVGLFA; this is translated from the coding sequence GTGCCCGTGCACAGTGATGCGATCCGCCGCCTCGAGTCGCTGCCGGTCCTGCCGATTCCGCTGGCGCCGACGCCCATCGAACGCGCGGCGCGGCTGCTCGGTCGTTCGCGCCTGCAGGCGGGAGACCTCCTGATAAAGCGCGACGATGCCATCCCGTTCGGGTTCGGCGGCAACAAGGTGCGGAAGCTGCGTCTCGTCGTCGCACCAGCGATCGCCGGCGGCGCCGACACGCTGATCACGACGGGGGGCATCCAGTCGAACCATGCGCGAGCCACGGCGAGCGTGGCGGCGAAGATGGGGCTCGGCTGCGTGCTGGTCGCCAATGGCGCGCCGCAGGAGAAACCGACGGCAAACGCGCTGATCGATCGCCTGCTCGGCGCCGACGTCCGCTACGTGGCGCGTCGCGAGGACCGTGGGCCGGCCATGGAGCAGGTGGCTGCCGAGCTGCGTGCGGGTGGCCGGCGGCCCTGCGTGATCCCGCTCGGCGCATCGACGCCGCTCGGCGCTGCCGCGTTCGCGCTCGCGATTGGCGAACTGCTGAATCAGATTCCCGCGCCAGCCGCGATCGTCTGCGCCACGTCTTCGGGCGGCACGCAGGCGGGACTGATCGCCGGATGCGTCCTGCAGGGCGTGAAGACACGCGTGCTCGGCGTCAGCGCCGACGATTCGGCGGCCGCGATCGCCGCGACGATCCGCGGCATTCTCGACGGCCTCGCAGAGCTGCTCGAGGCGCCTGGCATCTTTGCGGCCGCGCCGATCGAGGTCGACGACCGGTTCGTCGGCGCCGGCTACGGCATTCCGACGCCGGAGTCGACAGAGGCGATCGAGCTCGCGGCGCGTTGCGAGGCCCTCTTTCTCGACCCCACCTACACGGCCAAGGCGATGGCGGGTCTTCTCGCGCGGCTCCGCGCCGGCGATCTCACCGGCGACGTCCTTTTCTGGCACACGGGCGGCCAGGTAGGTCTCTTTGCGTAA
- a CDS encoding pyridoxal phosphate-dependent aminotransferase — protein MGQFLDGVPFSGIIRIRDMMYGVTDPFRLDQGDVSFDSPETVKAAMRRAIDENRSHYLQTTGLPRLLELLADKLRRQNRIPIGAPDEILVTTGGIHGVFVACQALLEPGDEVIVPDPEWPPAMGNIKLAQAVPVPCPLHESQDWRWDIDELARTITPKTRAIYVNSPNNPTGGVFPRSDMEAIAALAQRHDLWVFADEAYEDVIYDEAEHVSIASLPSMYERTISMYTFSKTYAMTGLRLGYVAALDPRLRERMKKALFYTASNVSSIVQFGGVGALEGPQGFVADFRDELRARRDLFYEGIREHAAGVLTGAPPKGAFYAFLKVDPRWRPPSGGQPESRSWAMAEHLISKGRIGCVPGADFGAHGEGYIRFCFARDRVELEGALRSLGALFAH, from the coding sequence GTGGGTCAGTTCCTCGACGGCGTTCCCTTCTCGGGCATCATCCGGATCCGCGACATGATGTACGGCGTCACGGATCCCTTCCGGCTCGATCAAGGGGACGTCAGCTTCGACTCGCCCGAGACGGTGAAGGCGGCGATGCGCCGCGCCATCGACGAAAACCGGAGCCACTACCTTCAGACAACGGGCCTGCCGCGGCTGCTGGAGCTGCTCGCCGACAAGCTGCGCCGGCAGAACCGCATTCCGATCGGCGCACCCGACGAGATCCTCGTCACGACCGGCGGCATCCACGGCGTGTTCGTCGCCTGCCAGGCACTGCTCGAGCCAGGCGACGAGGTGATCGTGCCGGACCCGGAGTGGCCGCCGGCGATGGGCAACATCAAGCTTGCCCAGGCGGTACCGGTGCCGTGTCCGCTGCACGAGTCGCAGGACTGGCGCTGGGATATCGACGAGCTTGCGCGGACGATCACGCCGAAGACGCGCGCCATCTATGTCAACTCGCCGAACAATCCGACTGGCGGCGTGTTCCCGCGGAGCGACATGGAGGCGATAGCGGCGCTGGCGCAGCGCCACGACCTGTGGGTCTTCGCCGACGAGGCCTACGAAGACGTCATCTACGACGAGGCCGAGCACGTCAGCATCGCGTCGCTGCCGTCGATGTACGAGCGGACGATCTCGATGTATACCTTCAGCAAGACGTATGCGATGACCGGACTGCGTCTCGGCTACGTGGCGGCACTGGATCCCCGGCTTCGCGAACGGATGAAGAAGGCCCTCTTCTACACCGCCAGCAACGTCTCGTCGATCGTGCAGTTCGGCGGGGTTGGCGCACTCGAGGGGCCGCAGGGCTTCGTGGCCGACTTCCGCGACGAGCTGCGGGCGCGGCGCGACCTCTTTTACGAGGGGATCCGCGAGCACGCCGCCGGCGTGCTGACCGGCGCGCCGCCGAAGGGCGCGTTCTACGCGTTCCTCAAGGTAGACCCGCGATGGCGCCCACCCTCAGGCGGGCAGCCGGAGTCCCGGTCGTGGGCCATGGCGGAGCACCTGATCTCGAAGGGGCGGATCGGCTGCGTCCCCGGAGCGGACTTCGGCGCCCACGGCGAGGGCTACATCCGCTTCTGCTTCGCGCGTGATCGCGTGGAGCTGGAAGGGGCGCTCAGATCGCTCGGCGCCCTGTTTGCTCACTGA
- a CDS encoding SDR family oxidoreductase — translation MELSGKAALITGGKRIGAAIAAALAEAGMDVALSYNASRAEAEAAAAGIAAAGRRPHLAQANLSNPEDCRSLVEGAAAAFGRLDVLVNMASVYSSVPFDDTDDRVWNRVVDVDLRAAFLCSRAAVPHMRRQGGGRIVNFSDWVAASGRPRYPGFLPYYVAKSGVIALTEALALEVAADGILVNAIAPGPIMAPPGTLDEELQAVEAATPLGRWGGVEPIVRATRFLIDTDFVTGETIRVDGGRHVK, via the coding sequence ATGGAGCTCTCCGGAAAAGCCGCGTTGATCACCGGTGGCAAGCGTATCGGGGCCGCCATCGCCGCCGCGCTCGCCGAGGCGGGGATGGACGTCGCGCTGTCCTACAACGCATCCCGTGCTGAAGCCGAAGCCGCCGCCGCCGGGATCGCCGCAGCCGGACGCCGGCCGCATCTCGCGCAGGCCAATCTGAGCAACCCGGAGGACTGCCGATCGCTCGTCGAGGGGGCGGCCGCGGCGTTCGGGCGTCTCGACGTCCTCGTGAACATGGCCTCGGTCTATTCGTCCGTGCCGTTTGACGACACCGACGACCGCGTCTGGAACCGCGTCGTCGACGTCGACCTTCGCGCGGCGTTTCTGTGCTCGCGCGCAGCCGTGCCCCACATGCGCCGGCAGGGCGGCGGCCGCATCGTGAATTTTTCGGACTGGGTCGCCGCGAGCGGACGCCCGCGCTATCCGGGATTTCTGCCCTACTACGTGGCGAAGAGCGGCGTCATCGCCCTCACCGAGGCGCTGGCGCTCGAAGTCGCCGCCGATGGCATCCTCGTCAACGCGATCGCTCCCGGACCGATCATGGCGCCGCCAGGCACGCTCGACGAGGAGTTGCAGGCGGTCGAGGCCGCGACCCCGCTCGGGCGCTGGGGAGGGGTCGAGCCGATTGTCCGCGCTACGCGGTTTCTCATCGACACCGATTTCGTGACCGGCGAAACCATCCGCGTCGACGGAGGCCGGCATGTCAAGTGA
- a CDS encoding DoxX family protein: MRAYGATVLRLSAGAVFLVHGAQKLFGVPGGPGLAGTSRMLASFGLPYPSSLAVALGVGEFGGGVLLILGSLTFWVSLVLLVDMALTVWKVHYPHGFTLSGGLTPGHGSQPELHLLLIGALVCLMLGGPGALSLDDQRTRNAEAQARGRARIRKV, encoded by the coding sequence ATGCGAGCCTACGGCGCCACCGTGTTACGGCTGTCGGCGGGCGCCGTCTTCCTCGTGCATGGCGCGCAGAAGCTGTTCGGGGTGCCCGGCGGTCCTGGCCTGGCCGGCACGTCCCGGATGCTCGCGTCGTTCGGGCTGCCCTACCCGTCTTCTCTGGCCGTCGCGCTCGGCGTCGGTGAATTCGGGGGGGGCGTCCTGCTGATCCTCGGCAGCCTGACATTCTGGGTGTCGCTCGTGCTGCTCGTCGACATGGCGCTGACGGTCTGGAAGGTCCACTATCCGCACGGGTTCACGCTGAGCGGCGGCCTGACGCCCGGCCACGGGTCACAGCCGGAGCTGCACCTCCTGCTGATCGGCGCACTCGTCTGCCTGATGCTCGGCGGCCCTGGCGCGCTCTCGCTGGACGACCAGCGCACCCGTAACGCCGAGGCGCAGGCGCGCGGCCGCGCTCGCATTCGCAAGGTCTGA
- a CDS encoding aminotransferase class V-fold PLP-dependent enzyme — MISRRRFLGTGAATGAIALAFTNESLARVAGAATRAGDTPAADLAADESYWRDIQQAFTLDRTIVNLNNGGCCPSPRVVHEAFKRYLDESNQAPVYHMWQILEPNIESVRRRLAASFGASAEEIAITRNASEALQIAQLGIDLQPGDEVVTTNQDYGRMLDTWDARARRHGITVKRIAFPVPPPSMDDLADRLLSAVGPKTRVLHFCHITNLTGQIFPVRKICDAARAKGILTIVDGAHAFAHFPFRVQDLGCDFYGTSLHKWLLAPIGTGFLYVRQEHIERLWELTPTAAARAKDIRKFEEIGTHPAANHNAIAEALTFHEGIGADRKAARLRYLRDRWARRLLATGQFTLHTSLDPAQSCAIGTVQVRGVDTNTVVQRLWDRWRIIATPINHAEYTGIRVTPNVYTTLEEIDTFGDAMEKIGGIG, encoded by the coding sequence ATGATCTCCAGAAGACGCTTCCTCGGGACCGGGGCCGCGACGGGCGCGATCGCGCTCGCCTTCACCAACGAGAGCCTGGCGCGGGTCGCCGGCGCCGCGACGCGCGCCGGCGACACACCGGCGGCCGATCTGGCGGCCGACGAATCCTACTGGCGCGACATCCAGCAGGCATTCACGCTCGATCGCACGATCGTGAATCTCAACAACGGCGGCTGCTGTCCGAGTCCGCGCGTCGTGCACGAAGCCTTCAAGCGCTATCTCGACGAGTCGAACCAGGCGCCCGTGTACCACATGTGGCAGATCCTCGAGCCGAACATCGAGTCGGTGCGCCGCCGCCTGGCCGCGTCGTTCGGCGCCAGCGCGGAGGAGATCGCCATCACGCGCAACGCCAGCGAAGCGCTGCAGATCGCCCAGCTCGGCATCGACCTGCAGCCCGGCGACGAAGTGGTGACGACGAACCAGGACTACGGCCGCATGCTCGACACCTGGGACGCCCGGGCGCGCCGGCACGGGATTACCGTGAAGCGGATCGCGTTCCCGGTGCCGCCGCCGTCGATGGACGACCTCGCCGATCGCCTGCTCTCGGCCGTCGGACCGAAGACGCGGGTCCTGCACTTCTGCCACATCACGAACCTGACGGGACAGATCTTCCCGGTCAGGAAAATCTGCGACGCGGCGCGGGCGAAAGGCATCCTGACCATCGTCGACGGGGCGCACGCCTTCGCGCACTTTCCCTTCCGGGTGCAGGATCTCGGCTGCGACTTCTACGGCACGAGCCTGCACAAATGGCTGCTCGCGCCGATCGGGACCGGGTTTCTCTACGTACGGCAGGAACACATCGAGCGTCTCTGGGAGCTGACGCCGACCGCGGCCGCACGGGCGAAAGACATCCGCAAGTTCGAGGAGATCGGGACGCACCCGGCGGCGAACCACAACGCCATTGCCGAGGCGCTGACCTTCCACGAAGGCATCGGCGCCGACCGCAAGGCGGCGCGCCTGCGCTATCTGCGCGACCGCTGGGCGAGGCGGCTGCTCGCAACCGGCCAGTTCACGCTGCACACCAGCCTCGACCCGGCGCAATCGTGCGCGATCGGGACAGTGCAGGTGCGCGGCGTCGACACCAACACGGTCGTGCAGCGCCTCTGGGATCGCTGGCGCATCATCGCCACGCCGATCAACCACGCCGAGTACACCGGCATCCGGGTGACGCCGAACGTCTACACCACGCTCGAGGAGATCGACACGTTCGGAGACGCGATGGAGAAAATCGGGGGGATCGGGTGA
- a CDS encoding pitrilysin family protein, with amino-acid sequence MIRRLSAAAVVCAFAAAVAVHGEAPAQQGNPAKAAGTVLKGRAPVNKDVLKVSLPKAQEADLSNGVHLIVVEDHRAPQVFFQMLVDGAGGYYDPPAMAGLAGFTAALMREGTTTKSSEQVSEVLDRLAAAVAVGAGASSAFATVSGNGLTANLDTVLSLMADVLMNPSFPQAEIDRYKARTKAAFINQRTQPGFLAQERLSQALFGDHPLSRVAPTPAALDALSREALVEFHKAHYVPDRAILAVAGDISLEQAKTKSEAVFGGWQKSGASIAAQTAPASPAAATVSFVARPGSVQTSLRVGTQSLERTNADYDALTVANRVLGGGPTGRLFSHLREEKGYTYGAYSSFNATRVVGSWSASTDVRSEVTDPALTDLLDEIRQMRAVPVPDKELADTKKALVAGFALSLESPNAILNNYIERYIYKLPADYWDTYPSRIEAITAADVQRVASKYWAADRLQVVAVGDQSKVEPALKKLGVVQAFGADGKPIK; translated from the coding sequence GTGATCCGCCGTCTGTCGGCCGCCGCCGTCGTGTGCGCGTTCGCCGCCGCCGTTGCCGTCCATGGTGAGGCGCCGGCGCAGCAGGGGAACCCAGCCAAGGCCGCCGGCACGGTGCTCAAGGGCCGGGCGCCCGTCAACAAGGACGTCCTCAAGGTCTCGCTCCCCAAGGCGCAGGAGGCGGATCTGTCGAACGGCGTTCATCTGATCGTCGTCGAGGACCACCGCGCCCCGCAGGTGTTCTTCCAGATGCTCGTCGATGGCGCAGGCGGGTACTACGATCCGCCGGCGATGGCCGGGCTCGCCGGCTTCACCGCCGCGCTGATGCGGGAGGGCACGACGACCAAGTCGTCCGAGCAGGTCTCGGAGGTCCTCGATCGTCTTGCCGCCGCGGTGGCGGTCGGGGCCGGCGCCTCGTCGGCGTTCGCCACGGTCAGTGGCAACGGGCTGACCGCGAACCTCGACACCGTGCTGTCCTTGATGGCCGACGTCTTGATGAACCCGTCGTTCCCGCAGGCCGAGATCGATCGCTACAAGGCGCGCACGAAGGCCGCGTTCATCAACCAGCGGACGCAGCCGGGATTCCTGGCGCAGGAGCGCCTGTCGCAGGCGTTGTTCGGCGACCACCCGCTGTCGCGGGTCGCGCCCACTCCGGCCGCGCTCGACGCCCTCTCGCGCGAGGCGCTCGTCGAGTTCCACAAGGCCCACTACGTGCCCGATCGGGCCATCCTGGCGGTGGCCGGCGACATCTCGCTCGAGCAGGCGAAGACGAAGTCGGAAGCCGTCTTCGGCGGATGGCAGAAGTCCGGCGCCTCAATCGCTGCGCAGACCGCACCGGCCTCGCCGGCGGCCGCGACGGTCTCGTTCGTGGCGCGGCCCGGATCGGTGCAGACCAGCCTGCGCGTGGGGACCCAGAGCCTCGAGCGCACGAATGCCGACTACGACGCGTTGACTGTCGCCAACCGCGTTCTCGGCGGCGGCCCGACCGGCCGTCTGTTCTCCCACCTGCGCGAGGAAAAGGGCTACACCTACGGCGCCTACAGCAGCTTCAACGCGACGCGGGTGGTGGGCTCGTGGTCGGCGTCGACCGACGTGCGCTCCGAGGTCACCGACCCGGCGCTGACCGATCTTCTCGATGAAATCCGTCAGATGCGCGCGGTGCCGGTCCCGGACAAGGAGCTCGCGGATACGAAAAAGGCGCTCGTCGCGGGATTCGCGCTCTCGCTCGAGAGTCCCAACGCGATCCTCAACAACTATATCGAGCGCTACATCTACAAGCTGCCGGCGGATTACTGGGACACGTATCCGTCACGCATCGAGGCGATCACCGCCGCCGACGTGCAGCGCGTCGCCAGCAAGTACTGGGCGGCAGACCGCCTGCAGGTCGTCGCGGTCGGCGATCAATCGAAGGTCGAGCCGGCGCTGAAGAAGCTCGGCGTGGTCCAGGCGTTCGGCGCGGACGGCAAACCGATCAAGTAG